The segment TGATGCTGTTCCGCGACCCGGAAGTAGGTAAAGATTAGGATGAACACGAAGAGATTGTCCACGCTGAGGCAGATCTCGACGATGTAGCTCGTGAACCATTCCATCGCGGGCTCCCGCCCGTTGTTCCACCAGACGTAAGCGTTGAACGCCATGGCGAGTGAGAACCAGACCGCGCACCATCCCAATGCCTCCTTCATCGAGACAGAGTGCGACTTTCGTCGGAAAACGCCGAGGTCCAACGCGAGCATCAGACTGATAAAGGTGAGAAAGCCGAGCCAGGCCCAGGGGGAGAACGTGTCCATGATCAGGGGCAGTTAACGCTACACAGTCCAGTCATGACAAGGGGAACATTTTCGGCGCTAGAGCTGGGGGCGGGTTGAGTGCATCCTGAATGACAGGGTCGCACCTGATGATTTTGGCGAGGTTGACGAGGTGGCGTCGGTTTGGCAAACGAGACGATTCGTATGAGAAACCGTCTCCTGTCCCTGTTGCTCTGGGTATGCGTGGGCGTCTCCACCGCCATGCTCCATGGTGCCGACGAGCCGAATGCCGCCGTCGCGCCTGAGCAGGCGCCCGAGGCGGCCTCCCGGACGGCATCGCCGAAAGTCGATCAGACCACCGAATTGCTCGAGCATGTGGTCGACTCAATTCTCGCCAGATTTGATGTCGATTCGGACGAGAATACGCCCACGCGCTACGCGATCAGTGCGGGCATCCTGCTCGTGACCTTTCTGCTTCGGCGCGTCCTCACTAGCATTGTCTTCTCGGTCCTCGGTCGCCTGGCGAGCAAGACCGAGACAACCTTGGACGACAAGCTGTTCGCCTCGCTGCGAACGCCGACAGCGATGCTCGTTGTTGTCATCGGTGGTGTCGGTGCAATGAAGGCACTGAAGCTATCGGATTCCGTCGATCAGACGCTGGGCTACGTCTACACCGTCGCGTTTTCATTGGTGCTTTTTTGGATCCTGTTTGCCGCGTTCAACACGGTGCTCGACCATTTGAACTCCGTTGCGCAGCAGAGGCAGATGGGGGTCGCGGCATTCATGCCCTGGATCAAGAAGACGCTGATCGTGATCTTCTTCATCGTGGGCGCCCTGCTCACGGCCCAGAGCCTGGGAGCAGACGTGAAGGCCTTTCTCGCCGGCCTGGGCATCGGCGGCCTGGCATTTGCCTTGGCGGCTCAGGACACCTTGTCGAACGTGTTTGGTTCGGTGGTGGTGGCGATCGACCAACCCTTCAAGGTCGGTGAAACCGTTCAAATCGGACCGCACATCGGCACCGTCGAGGATATCGGCCTTCGGTCGACAAAGATTCGAACGCTGGG is part of the Opitutaceae bacterium genome and harbors:
- a CDS encoding mechanosensitive ion channel family protein, producing the protein MRNRLLSLLLWVCVGVSTAMLHGADEPNAAVAPEQAPEAASRTASPKVDQTTELLEHVVDSILARFDVDSDENTPTRYAISAGILLVTFLLRRVLTSIVFSVLGRLASKTETTLDDKLFASLRTPTAMLVVVIGGVGAMKALKLSDSVDQTLGYVYTVAFSLVLFWILFAAFNTVLDHLNSVAQQRQMGVAAFMPWIKKTLIVIFFIVGALLTAQSLGADVKAFLAGLGIGGLAFALAAQDTLSNVFGSVVVAIDQPFKVGETVQIGPHIGTVEDIGLRSTKIRTLGKSLLTIPNKTVAAEAVTNLSRFTARRVEQTIGLTYNTKAGQLEEVVDEIRKIIATDDGVDPTSPIVQFSSFGASSLDIFVVYLTRTADFAEHLRVKQRINLAIMRSVEGRGLSFAFPTQTIQLEGPLLERYLEERKNGGSGTRDQRT